One window of the Archaeoglobus sulfaticallidus PM70-1 genome contains the following:
- a CDS encoding methionine adenosyltransferase: MKNIFIEEIVHTPIEEQQIEIVERKGIGHPDSLADGIAEAMSRALSKEYLKRCGYVLHHNTDETQIVAGRSNPQFGGGEIIEPIYVLLVGRATKQFDGVYIPADRIVLKAAKEYVKNSMQNLNPETDIVFDVRIGEGSTDLKDVFQRSKGVPHSNDTSFGIGFAPLSETERVVYNVERRIYNEFRKKNPAIGEDVKVMGLREKDMINLTIACAFVDRYVGDIREYIAIKEELQQFVEDIITEYTERKVVVNINTADDYDNKVVYLTVTGTSAENGDDGSVGRGNRANGLITPSRPMSMEATSGKNPINHVGKIYNLLANRIANDCVSAVEGIKEIYVKILSQIGKPIDDPYALSIQVIPEKGYSLDKMESRIRFVAEEWLSDITKITEMVINGELSTF, encoded by the coding sequence ATGAAGAACATATTCATCGAGGAAATAGTCCATACACCAATTGAGGAGCAGCAGATAGAAATTGTTGAGAGGAAGGGAATAGGACATCCGGATAGTCTGGCGGATGGTATAGCTGAAGCTATGAGCAGGGCTTTGAGCAAGGAGTATCTGAAGAGATGTGGGTATGTTTTACACCACAACACCGATGAGACACAGATCGTTGCTGGAAGGTCAAACCCTCAGTTTGGGGGTGGAGAAATAATCGAGCCGATCTATGTTTTACTTGTCGGCAGGGCAACGAAGCAGTTTGATGGTGTTTACATTCCCGCTGACAGGATCGTTTTGAAAGCTGCAAAAGAATACGTGAAGAATTCCATGCAAAATCTGAATCCAGAAACAGATATTGTTTTTGATGTGAGGATAGGGGAAGGAAGCACGGATTTGAAGGATGTTTTTCAGAGAAGCAAAGGGGTTCCACATTCAAACGATACATCCTTTGGAATAGGCTTCGCACCCTTGAGCGAGACTGAAAGGGTAGTTTACAATGTTGAAAGGAGGATATACAACGAGTTCAGAAAGAAAAATCCAGCTATTGGAGAGGATGTAAAGGTTATGGGGTTGAGAGAGAAGGACATGATAAACCTAACGATTGCCTGTGCCTTTGTGGACAGATATGTTGGGGACATCAGAGAATATATCGCGATAAAGGAAGAACTCCAGCAGTTCGTTGAGGATATCATTACTGAATACACGGAAAGAAAGGTTGTTGTAAACATAAACACAGCCGATGATTACGATAACAAGGTTGTTTATCTCACCGTTACGGGAACCTCCGCAGAAAATGGTGATGATGGTAGTGTTGGCAGGGGTAACAGGGCGAATGGTCTGATTACACCAAGCAGACCTATGAGCATGGAAGCGACGAGTGGTAAGAATCCTATAAACCATGTTGGCAAGATCTATAACCTCCTTGCAAACAGAATAGCCAATGACTGCGTTTCTGCTGTGGAGGGGATAAAGGAGATATATGTTAAGATACTCTCCCAGATCGGAAAGCCGATAGATGATCCGTATGCACTGAGTATTCAGGTAATTCCGGAGAAGGGTTACAGCTTGGATAAGATGGAGAGCAGGATAAGGTTTGTTGCAGAGGAGTGGCTTTCCGATATAACAAAAATTACCGAGATGGTCATAAACGGTGAGTTGAGCACTTTCTAA